One genomic segment of Ctenopharyngodon idella isolate HZGC_01 chromosome 7, HZGC01, whole genome shotgun sequence includes these proteins:
- the LOC127515605 gene encoding uncharacterized protein LOC127515605 isoform X24, with product MRVILMLRRTFELQQEPIRFILVLRRTFELQQEPMRFILVLRSTFELQQEPMRFILVLRSTFQLPQEPMRFILVLRSTFQLPQEPMRFILVLRSTFDLQQEPMRFILVLRRKFELQQEPMRFILMLRRKFELQQEPMRFILVLRSTFELQQEPMRFILVLRSTFDLQQEPMRFILVLRSTFELQQEPMRFILVLRSTFDLQQEPMRFILVLRSTFELQQEPMRFILVLRRKFELQQEPMRFILVLRSTFDLQQEPMRFILALRRTFELQQEPMRFILVLRSTFELQQEPMRFILVLRRKFELQQEPMRFILVLRRKFELQQEPMRFILMLRRKFELQQEPMRFILVLRRKFELQQEPMRFILMLRRKFELQQEPMRFILVLRRKFELQQEPMRFILALRRTFELQQEPMRFILMLRSTFDLQQEPMRFILVFRRKFELQQEPMRFILVLRRKFELQQEPMRFILVLRRKFELQQEPMRFILVLRRKFELQQEPMRFILMLRRKFELQQEPMRFILALRRTFELQQEPMRFILMLRSTFDLQQEPMRFILVLRRKFELQQEPMRFILVLRRKFELQQEPMRFILVLRRKFELQQEPMRFILMLRRKFELQQEPMRFILALRRTFELQQEPMRFVL from the exons ATGAGGGttattctcatgttacgcagaacgtttgagcttcagcaagaaccaataaggttcattctcgtgttacgcagaacgtttgagcttcagcaagaaccaatgaggttcattctcgtgttacgcagcacatttgagcttcagcaagaaccaatgaggttcattctcgtgttacgcagcacatttcagcttccgcaagaaccaatgaggttcattctcgtgttacgcagcacatttcagcttccgcaagaaccaatgaggttcattctcgtgttacgcagcacgtttgatcttcagcaagaaccaatgaggttcattctcgtgttacgcagaaagtttgagcttcagcaagaaccaatgaggttcattctcatgttacgcagaaagtttgagcttcagcaagaaccaatgaggttcattctcgtgttacgcagcacgtttgagcttcagcaagaaccaatgaggttcattctcgtgttacgcagcacgtttgatcttcagcaagaaccaatgaggttcattctcgtgttacgcagcacgtttgagcttcagcaagaaccaatgaggttcattctcgtgttacgcagcacgtttgatcttcagcaagaaccaatgag gttcattctcgtgttacgcagcacgtttgagcttcagcaagaaccaatgag gttcattctcgtgttacgcagaaagtttgagcttcagcaagaaccaatgaggttcattctcgtgttacgcagcacgtttgatcttcagcaagaaccaatgaggttcattctcgcgttacgcagaacgtttgagcttcagcaagaaccaatgaggttcattctcgtgttacgcagcacgtttgagcttcagcaagaaccaatgaggttcattctcgtgttacgcagaaagtttgagcttcagcaagaaccaatgaggttcattctcgtgttacgcagaaagtttgagcttcagcaagaaccaatgaggttcattctcatgttacgcagaaagtttgagcttcagcaagaaccaatgaggttcattctcgtgttacgcagaaagtttgagcttcagcaagaaccaatgaggttcattctcatgttacgcagaaagtttgagcttcagcaagaaccaatgaggttcattctcgtgttacgcagaaagtttgagcttcagcaagaaccaatgaggttcattctcgcgttacgcagaacgtttgagcttcagcaagaaccaatgaggttcattctcatgttacgcagcacgtttgatcttcagcaagaaccaatgaggttcattctcgtgtttcgcagaaagtttgagcttcagcaagaaccaatgaggttcattctcgtgttacgcagaaagtttgagcttcagcaagaaccaatgaggttcattctcgtgttacgcagaaagtttgagcttcagcaagaaccaatgaggttcattctcgtgttacgcagaaagtttgagcttcagcaagaaccaatgaggttcattctcatgttacgcagaaagtttgagcttcagcaagaaccaatgaggttcattctcgcgttacgcagaacgtttgagcttcagcaagaaccaatgaggttcattctcatgttacgcagcacgtttgatcttcagcaagaaccaatgaggttcattctcgtgttacgcagaaagtttgagcttcagcaagaaccaatgaggttcattctcgtgttacgcagaaagtttgagcttcagcaagaaccaatgaggttcattctcgtgttacgcagaaagtttgagcttcagcaagaaccaatgaggttcattctcatgttacgcagaaagtttgagcttcagcaagaaccaatgaggttcattctcgcgttacgcagaacgtttgagcttcagcaagaaccaatgaggtttgttctttga
- the LOC127515605 gene encoding uncharacterized protein LOC127515605 isoform X13 has translation MRVILMLRRTFELQQEPIRFILVLRRTFELQQEPMRFILVLRSTFELQQEPMRFILVLRSTFQLPQEPMRFILVLRSTFQLPQEPMRFILVLRSTFDLQQEPMRFILVLRRKFELQQEPMRFILVLRRKFELQQEPMRFILMLRRKFELQQEPMRFILVLRRKFELQQEPMRFILVLRRKFELQQEPMRFILVLRRKFELQQEPMRFILVLRSTFDLQQEPMRFILVLRSTFELQQEPMRFILVLRRKFDLQQEPMRFILALRRTFELQQEPMRFILVLRRKFELQQEPMRFILVLRRKLELQQEPMRFILVLRRKFELQQEPMRFILVLRSTFDLQQEPMRFILVLRRKFELQQEPMRFILVLRSTFDLQQEPMRFILALRRTFELQQEPMRFILVLRSTFELQQEPMRFILVLRRKFELQQEPMRFILVLRRKFELQQEPMRFILMLRRKFELQQEPMRFILVLRRKFELQQEPMRFILMLRRKFELQQEPMRFILVLRRKFELQQEPMRFILALRRTFELQQEPMRFILMLRSTFDLQQEPMRFILVFRRKFELQQEPMRFILVLRRKFELQQEPMRFILVLRRKFELQQEPMRFILVLRRKFELQQEPMRFILMLRRKFELQQEPMRFILALRRTFELQQEPMRFILMLRSTFDLQQEPMRFILVLRRKFELQQEPMRFILVLRRKFELQQEPMRFILVLRRKFELQQEPMRFILMLRRKFELQQEPMRFILALRRTFELQQEPMRFVL, from the exons ATGAGGGttattctcatgttacgcagaacgtttgagcttcagcaagaaccaataaggttcattctcgtgttacgcagaacgtttgagcttcagcaagaaccaatgaggttcattctcgtgttacgcagcacatttgagcttcagcaagaaccaatgaggttcattctcgtgttacgcagcacatttcagcttccgcaagaaccaatgaggttcattctcgtgttacgcagcacatttcagcttccgcaagaaccaatgaggttcattctcgtgttacgcagcacgtttgatcttcagcaagaaccaatgaggttcattctcgtgttacgcagaaagtttgagcttcagcaagaaccaatgag gttcattctcgtgttacgcagaaagtttgagcttcagcaagaaccaatgaggttcattctcatgttacgcagaaagtttgagcttcagcaagaaccaatgaggttcattctcgtgttacgcagaaagtttgagcttcagcaagaaccaatgaggttcattctcgtgttacgcagaaagtttgagcttcagcaagaaccaatgaggttcattctcgtgttacgcagaaagtttgagcttcagcaagaaccaatgaggttcattctcgtgttacgcagcacgtttgatcttcagcaagaaccaatgaggttcattctcgtgttacgcagcacgtttgagcttcagcaagaaccaatgaggttcattctcgtgttacgcagaaagtttgatcttcagcaagaaccaatgaggttcattctcgcgttacgcagaacgtttgagcttcagcaagaaccaatgaggttcattctcgtgttacgcagaaagtttgagcttcagcaagaaccaatgaggttcattctcgtgttacgcagaaagttggagcttcagcaagaaccaatgaggttcattctcgtgttacgcagaaagtttgagcttcagcaagaaccaatgaggttcattctcgtgttacgcagcacgtttgatcttcagcaagaaccaatgaggttcattctcgtgttacgcagaaagtttgagcttcagcaagaaccaatgaggttcattctcgtgttacgcagcacgtttgatcttcagcaagaaccaatgaggttcattctcgcgttacgcagaacgtttgagcttcagcaagaaccaatgaggttcattctcgtgttacgcagcacgtttgagcttcagcaagaaccaatgaggttcattctcgtgttacgcagaaagtttgagcttcagcaagaaccaatgaggttcattctcgtgttacgcagaaagtttgagcttcagcaagaaccaatgaggttcattctcatgttacgcagaaagtttgagcttcagcaagaaccaatgaggttcattctcgtgttacgcagaaagtttgagcttcagcaagaaccaatgaggttcattctcatgttacgcagaaagtttgagcttcagcaagaaccaatgaggttcattctcgtgttacgcagaaagtttgagcttcagcaagaaccaatgaggttcattctcgcgttacgcagaacgtttgagcttcagcaagaaccaatgaggttcattctcatgttacgcagcacgtttgatcttcagcaagaaccaatgaggttcattctcgtgtttcgcagaaagtttgagcttcagcaagaaccaatgaggttcattctcgtgttacgcagaaagtttgagcttcagcaagaaccaatgaggttcattctcgtgttacgcagaaagtttgagcttcagcaagaaccaatgaggttcattctcgtgttacgcagaaagtttgagcttcagcaagaaccaatgaggttcattctcatgttacgcagaaagtttgagcttcagcaagaaccaatgaggttcattctcgcgttacgcagaacgtttgagcttcagcaagaaccaatgaggttcattctcatgttacgcagcacgtttgatcttcagcaagaaccaatgaggttcattctcgtgttacgcagaaagtttgagcttcagcaagaaccaatgaggttcattctcgtgttacgcagaaagtttgagcttcagcaagaaccaatgaggttcattctcgtgttacgcagaaagtttgagcttcagcaagaaccaatgaggttcattctcatgttacgcagaaagtttgagcttcagcaagaaccaatgaggttcattctcgcgttacgcagaacgtttgagcttcagcaagaaccaatgaggtttgttctttga
- the LOC127515605 gene encoding uncharacterized protein LOC127515605 isoform X6, with amino-acid sequence MRVILMLRRTFELQQEPIRFILVLRRTFELQQEPMRFILVLRSTFELQQEPMRFILVLRSTFQLPQEPMRFILVLRSTFQLPQEPMRFILVLRSTFDLQQEPMRFILVLRRKFELQQEPMRFILMLRRKFELQQEPMRFILVLRSTFELQQEPMRFILVLRSTFDLQQEPMRFILVLRSTFELQQEPMRFILVLRSTFDLQQEPMRFILVLRSTFDLQQEPMRFILALRRTFELQQEPMRFILVLRSTFDLQQEPMRFILVLRRKFELQQEPMRFILMLRRKFELQQEPMRFILVLRRKFELQQEPMRFILVLRRKFELQQEPMRFILVLRRKFELQQEPMRFILVLRSTFDLQQEPMRFILVLRSTFELQQEPMRFILVLRRKFDLQQEPMRFILALRRTFELQQEPMRFILVLRRKFELQQEPMRFILVLRRKLELQQEPMRFILVLRRKFELQQEPMRFILVLRSTFDLQQEPMRFILVLRRKFELQQEPMRFILVLRSTFDLQQEPMRFILALRRTFELQQEPMRFILVLRSTFELQQEPMRFILVLRRKFELQQEPMRFILVLRRKFELQQEPMRFILMLRRKFELQQEPMRFILVLRRKFELQQEPMRFILMLRRKFELQQEPMRFILVLRRKFELQQEPMRFILALRRTFELQQEPMRFILMLRSTFDLQQEPMRFILVFRRKFELQQEPMRFILVLRRKFELQQEPMRFILALRRTFELQQEPMRFILMLRSTFDLQQEPMRFILVLRRKFELQQEPMRFILVLRRKFELQQEPMRFILVLRRKFELQQEPMRFILMLRRKFELQQEPMRFILALRRTFELQQEPMRFVL; translated from the exons ATGAGGGttattctcatgttacgcagaacgtttgagcttcagcaagaaccaataaggttcattctcgtgttacgcagaacgtttgagcttcagcaagaaccaatgaggttcattctcgtgttacgcagcacatttgagcttcagcaagaaccaatgaggttcattctcgtgttacgcagcacatttcagcttccgcaagaaccaatgaggttcattctcgtgttacgcagcacatttcagcttccgcaagaaccaatgaggttcattctcgtgttacgcagcacgtttgatcttcagcaagaaccaatgaggttcattctcgtgttacgcagaaagtttgagcttcagcaagaaccaatgaggttcattctcatgttacgcagaaagtttgagcttcagcaagaaccaatgaggttcattctcgtgttacgcagcacgtttgagcttcagcaagaaccaatgaggttcattctcgtgttacgcagcacgtttgatcttcagcaagaaccaatgaggttcattctcgtgttacgcagcacgtttgagcttcagcaagaaccaatgaggttcattctcgtgttacgcagcacgtttgatcttcagcaagaaccaatgaggttcattctcgtgttacgcagcacgtttgatcttcagcaagaaccaatgaggttcattctcgcgttacgcagaacgtttgagcttcagcaagaaccaatgaggttcattctcgtgttacgcagcacgtttgatcttcagcaagaaccaatgaggttcattctcgtgttacgcagaaagtttgagcttcagcaagaaccaatgaggttcattctcatgttacgcagaaagtttgagcttcagcaagaaccaatgaggttcattctcgtgttacgcagaaagtttgagcttcagcaagaaccaatgaggttcattctcgtgttacgcagaaagtttgagcttcagcaagaaccaatgaggttcattctcgtgttacgcagaaagtttgagcttcagcaagaaccaatgaggttcattctcgtgttacgcagcacgtttgatcttcagcaagaaccaatgaggttcattctcgtgttacgcagcacgtttgagcttcagcaagaaccaatgaggttcattctcgtgttacgcagaaagtttgatcttcagcaagaaccaatgaggttcattctcgcgttacgcagaacgtttgagcttcagcaagaaccaatgaggttcattctcgtgttacgcagaaagtttgagcttcagcaagaaccaatgaggttcattctcgtgttacgcagaaagttggagcttcagcaagaaccaatgaggttcattctcgtgttacgcagaaagtttgagcttcagcaagaaccaatgaggttcattctcgtgttacgcagcacgtttgatcttcagcaagaaccaatgaggttcattctcgtgttacgcagaaagtttgagcttcagcaagaaccaatgaggttcattctcgtgttacgcagcacgtttgatcttcagcaagaaccaatgaggttcattctcgcgttacgcagaacgtttgagcttcagcaagaaccaatgaggttcattctcgtgttacgcagcacgtttgagcttcagcaagaaccaatgaggttcattctcgtgttacgcagaaagtttgagcttcagcaagaaccaatgaggttcattctcgtgttacgcagaaagtttgagcttcagcaagaaccaatgaggttcattctcatgttacgcagaaagtttgagcttcagcaagaaccaatgaggttcattctcgtgttacgcagaaagtttgagcttcagcaagaaccaatgaggttcattctcatgttacgcagaaagtttgagcttcagcaagaaccaatgaggttcattctcgtgttacgcagaaagtttgagcttcagcaagaaccaatgaggttcattctcgcgttacgcagaacgtttgagcttcagcaagaaccaatgaggttcattctcatgttacgcagcacgtttgatcttcagcaagaaccaatgaggttcattctcgtgtttcgcagaaagtttgagcttcagcaagaaccaatgaggttcattctcgtgttacgcagaaagtttgagcttcagcaagaaccaatgag gttcattctcgcgttacgcagaacgtttgagcttcagcaagaaccaatgaggttcattctcatgttacgcagcacgtttgatcttcagcaagaaccaatgaggttcattctcgtgttacgcagaaagtttgagcttcagcaagaaccaatgaggttcattctcgtgttacgcagaaagtttgagcttcagcaagaaccaatgaggttcattctcgtgttacgcagaaagtttgagcttcagcaagaaccaatgaggttcattctcatgttacgcagaaagtttgagcttcagcaagaaccaatgaggttcattctcgcgttacgcagaacgtttgagcttcagcaagaaccaatgaggtttgttctttga
- the LOC127515605 gene encoding uncharacterized protein LOC127515605 isoform X2, whose amino-acid sequence MRVILMLRRTFELQQEPIRFILVLRRTFELQQEPMRFILVLRSTFELQQEPMRFILVLRSTFQLPQEPMRFILVLRSTFQLPQEPMRFILVLRSTFDLQQEPMRFILVLRRKFELQQEPMRFILMLRRKFELQQEPMRFILVLRSTFELQQEPMRFILVLRSTFDLQQEPMRFILVLRSTFELQQEPMRFILVLRSTFDLQQEPMRFILVLRSTFDLQQEPMRFILALRRTFELQQEPMRFILVLRSTFDLQQEPMRFILVLRRKFELQQEPMRFILMLRRKFELQQEPMRFILVLRRKFELQQEPMRFILVLRRKFELQQEPMRFILVLRRKFELQQEPMRFILVLRSTFDLQQEPMRFILVLRSTFELQQEPMRFILVLRRKFDLQQEPMRFILALRRTFELQQEPMRFILVLRRKFELQQEPMRFILVLRRKLELQQEPMRFILVLRRKFELQQEPMRFILVLRSTFDLQQEPMRFILVLRRKFELQQEPMRFILVLRSTFDLQQEPMRFILALRRTFELQQEPMRFILVLRSTFELQQEPMRFILVLRRKFELQQEPMRFILVLRRKFELQQEPMRFILMLRRKFELQQEPMRFILVLRRKFELQQEPMRFILMLRRKFELQQEPMRFILALRRTFELQQEPMRFILMLRSTFDLQQEPMRFILVFRRKFELQQEPMRFILVLRRKFELQQEPMRFILVLRRKFELQQEPMRFILVLRRKFELQQEPMRFILMLRRKFELQQEPMRFILALRRTFELQQEPMRFILMLRSTFDLQQEPMRFILVLRRKFELQQEPMRFILVLRRKFELQQEPMRFILVLRRKFELQQEPMRFILMLRRKFELQQEPMRFILALRRTFELQQEPMRFVL is encoded by the exons ATGAGGGttattctcatgttacgcagaacgtttgagcttcagcaagaaccaataaggttcattctcgtgttacgcagaacgtttgagcttcagcaagaaccaatgaggttcattctcgtgttacgcagcacatttgagcttcagcaagaaccaatgaggttcattctcgtgttacgcagcacatttcagcttccgcaagaaccaatgaggttcattctcgtgttacgcagcacatttcagcttccgcaagaaccaatgaggttcattctcgtgttacgcagcacgtttgatcttcagcaagaaccaatgaggttcattctcgtgttacgcagaaagtttgagcttcagcaagaaccaatgaggttcattctcatgttacgcagaaagtttgagcttcagcaagaaccaatgaggttcattctcgtgttacgcagcacgtttgagcttcagcaagaaccaatgaggttcattctcgtgttacgcagcacgtttgatcttcagcaagaaccaatgaggttcattctcgtgttacgcagcacgtttgagcttcagcaagaaccaatgaggttcattctcgtgttacgcagcacgtttgatcttcagcaagaaccaatgaggttcattctcgtgttacgcagcacgtttgatcttcagcaagaaccaatgaggttcattctcgcgttacgcagaacgtttgagcttcagcaagaaccaatgaggttcattctcgtgttacgcagcacgtttgatcttcagcaagaaccaatgaggttcattctcgtgttacgcagaaagtttgagcttcagcaagaaccaatgaggttcattctcatgttacgcagaaagtttgagcttcagcaagaaccaatgaggttcattctcgtgttacgcagaaagtttgagcttcagcaagaaccaatgaggttcattctcgtgttacgcagaaagtttgagcttcagcaagaaccaatgaggttcattctcgtgttacgcagaaagtttgagcttcagcaagaaccaatgaggttcattctcgtgttacgcagcacgtttgatcttcagcaagaaccaatgaggttcattctcgtgttacgcagcacgtttgagcttcagcaagaaccaatgaggttcattctcgtgttacgcagaaagtttgatcttcagcaagaaccaatgaggttcattctcgcgttacgcagaacgtttgagcttcagcaagaaccaatgaggttcattctcgtgttacgcagaaagtttgagcttcagcaagaaccaatgaggttcattctcgtgttacgcagaaagttggagcttcagcaagaaccaatgaggttcattctcgtgttacgcagaaagtttgagcttcagcaagaaccaatgaggttcattctcgtgttacgcagcacgtttgatcttcagcaagaaccaatgaggttcattctcgtgttacgcagaaagtttgagcttcagcaagaaccaatgaggttcattctcgtgttacgcagcacgtttgatcttcagcaagaaccaatgaggttcattctcgcgttacgcagaacgtttgagcttcagcaagaaccaatgaggttcattctcgtgttacgcagcacgtttgagcttcagcaagaaccaatgaggttcattctcgtgttacgcagaaagtttgagcttcagcaagaaccaatgaggttcattctcgtgttacgcagaaagtttgagcttcagcaagaaccaatgaggttcattctcatgttacgcagaaagtttgagcttcagcaagaaccaatgaggttcattctcgtgttacgcagaaagtttgagcttcagcaagaaccaatgaggttcattctcatgttacgcagaaagtttgagcttcagcaagaaccaatgag gttcattctcgcgttacgcagaacgtttgagcttcagcaagaaccaatgaggttcattctcatgttacgcagcacgtttgatcttcagcaagaaccaatgaggttcattctcgtgtttcgcagaaagtttgagcttcagcaagaaccaatgaggttcattctcgtgttacgcagaaagtttgagcttcagcaagaaccaatgaggttcattctcgtgttacgcagaaagtttgagcttcagcaagaaccaatgaggttcattctcgtgttacgcagaaagtttgagcttcagcaagaaccaatgaggttcattctcatgttacgcagaaagtttgagcttcagcaagaaccaatgaggttcattctcgcgttacgcagaacgtttgagcttcagcaagaaccaatgaggttcattctcatgttacgcagcacgtttgatcttcagcaagaaccaatgaggttcattctcgtgttacgcagaaagtttgagcttcagcaagaaccaatgaggttcattctcgtgttacgcagaaagtttgagcttcagcaagaaccaatgaggttcattctcgtgttacgcagaaagtttgagcttcagcaagaaccaatgaggttcattctcatgttacgcagaaagtttgagcttcagcaagaaccaatgaggttcattctcgcgttacgcagaacgtttgagcttcagcaagaaccaatgaggtttgttctttga